A region of Hydrogenimonas cancrithermarum DNA encodes the following proteins:
- a CDS encoding agmatine deiminase family protein: MTACTFPTEWHRQDAVLMAFPHAGTDWAKDLKGALTPFVRIASSIAYNEPLIIVCDDAEKTKQLFCEIRNITFVELPTNDTWARDFGPITVYIDGKRKFLDFTFNAWGGKFESALDNAVTRELVEKGYLYGDYEKVDFVLEGGSVESDGKGTLLTTSRCLLNPNRNPHMNKAQIEDFLKEKLCLKRILWLDYGELEGDDTDAHIDTLARFVDERTIAYVACNDPEDSHYEELKKMEEQLKSFRTPDGEPYRLVPLPLPSPKYKEGRRLPATYANFLITNHAVLLPVYNDEKDKEITELFKGLFPMREIIPIDCSKLIEEGGSLHCVTMQIPSFFEE; encoded by the coding sequence ATGACAGCGTGCACCTTCCCGACTGAGTGGCATCGGCAAGACGCCGTTTTGATGGCATTCCCTCACGCCGGAACCGACTGGGCGAAGGATTTGAAGGGCGCATTGACCCCATTCGTCCGCATCGCCAGCTCCATCGCCTACAACGAACCTCTCATCATCGTCTGCGACGATGCCGAAAAGACCAAACAGCTCTTTTGTGAAATCCGAAACATCACCTTCGTCGAACTCCCGACCAACGACACCTGGGCGAGAGACTTCGGCCCCATCACCGTCTATATCGACGGCAAACGGAAATTTCTCGACTTCACCTTCAACGCCTGGGGTGGGAAATTTGAAAGCGCTCTCGACAATGCCGTCACCAGAGAGCTCGTCGAAAAGGGCTACCTCTACGGCGACTACGAGAAAGTCGACTTCGTTCTCGAAGGCGGCTCGGTCGAAAGCGACGGCAAAGGAACGCTGCTGACGACATCCAGATGCCTTCTGAACCCGAACCGCAATCCCCACATGAACAAAGCGCAGATCGAAGACTTTTTGAAAGAGAAACTCTGCCTGAAGCGCATTCTTTGGCTCGATTACGGCGAACTCGAAGGGGACGACACCGACGCACATATCGATACGCTGGCACGTTTCGTCGACGAACGGACGATCGCCTACGTCGCCTGCAACGACCCGGAAGATTCCCATTACGAGGAGCTAAAAAAGATGGAGGAACAGCTGAAAAGCTTCCGCACACCCGACGGCGAACCCTACCGTCTCGTCCCGCTGCCGCTTCCCTCACCCAAATATAAAGAGGGGCGGCGCCTCCCCGCGACCTATGCCAACTTTCTCATTACCAACCATGCTGTTCTGCTGCCGGTTTACAATGACGAGAAAGACAAAGAGATTACGGAACTTTTCAAAGGGCTTTTCCCCATGCGGGAGATTATCCCGATAGACTGTTCGAAGCTTATAGAAGAGGGAGGGAGCCTCCACTGTGTCACGATGCAGATCCCTTCCTTTTTTGAAGAATAG
- a CDS encoding alanine racemase, translating to MSTIKISRENFFYNISQIARKTQSVEKIALVLKDNAYGHGLGIMAKLAQEAGIRHAVVRTMAEAWEIHERFETILVLSDTPVSDPGAKIRIAVNDRSHLEKIPTGTRVELKVDTGMHRNGISPTEFFQVLESLGAKGLKLSGVMTHYRSADEMGSELFWQRKRFERIRNEAEKLGIGEVRWHSCNSAALFRTTNFDEGIARIGIAAYGCLEMPNSFNVPPLKPVMSLWADRIATRELAPSERIGYGGEGVLSKGGIVSTYDIGYGDGWFRGDASRPYTLPDGRKIVGRVSMDAVTVEGKDESVQLFDDARRAAKQFDTIAYDILVKLSPAIVRVVE from the coding sequence ATGTCGACAATCAAAATTTCTCGCGAAAATTTTTTTTACAATATTAGCCAAATCGCCCGAAAAACTCAATCGGTCGAGAAGATCGCACTGGTACTCAAAGACAACGCCTATGGCCATGGCCTCGGCATCATGGCGAAACTGGCGCAGGAGGCCGGCATACGGCATGCCGTGGTACGGACGATGGCGGAGGCGTGGGAGATTCACGAAAGGTTCGAGACGATCCTGGTGCTTTCCGACACACCGGTCAGCGACCCCGGTGCGAAGATCCGGATTGCGGTGAACGATCGTTCGCATCTGGAGAAAATTCCCACCGGGACCCGGGTGGAGTTGAAGGTCGACACCGGAATGCACCGTAACGGTATATCGCCGACGGAGTTTTTTCAAGTGCTCGAAAGCCTCGGGGCGAAGGGTTTGAAGCTCTCCGGTGTGATGACGCACTACCGGAGCGCCGACGAGATGGGAAGTGAACTCTTCTGGCAGCGCAAACGCTTCGAGAGGATTCGGAACGAAGCGGAAAAGTTGGGAATCGGGGAGGTGCGATGGCATAGCTGCAACTCCGCGGCGCTTTTCCGCACGACGAATTTCGATGAAGGGATCGCCCGCATCGGCATCGCCGCCTACGGCTGCCTGGAAATGCCGAACTCCTTCAATGTACCTCCGCTCAAACCGGTCATGTCACTCTGGGCCGACCGCATCGCGACGAGAGAGCTGGCCCCTTCGGAGCGTATCGGCTACGGAGGAGAGGGGGTTTTGTCAAAAGGGGGTATCGTTTCGACATACGATATCGGCTATGGTGATGGATGGTTCCGGGGTGACGCTTCCCGTCCCTATACCCTTCCCGACGGCCGAAAGATCGTCGGACGCGTTTCGATGGATGCCGTCACTGTCGAAGGTAAGGACGAATCGGTCCAGCTTTTCGATGATGCGCGCAGGGCCGCGAAGCAGTTCGATACGATCGCATACGATATTCTGGTCAAACTGAGCCCCGCCATCGTGCGGGTCGTCGAATGA
- a CDS encoding alpha/beta hydrolase yields the protein MMFLLVTVALFALLYPVWVVHRQTLGTHEPIVGNPGEWGTDYEDIAYETDDGILLKGWWIPAKSLKAVILLHGKGGSRNGYHSGVFDLGRRYHEAGWNVMMVDLRAHGESGGNRVTFGLKEHRDMLGWLDRIDASGLYSWRIHGFSMGAATALMMLECAPERFKSVVADASWIDFGRLARQELWRRAALPSFFYGYVERIAKTLFGQDFDFVDNRRRCEKMCGRNILYLFEKDDALLGTWHGEKLRSLCPDARIVWFEGTGHVEAFKTFPQRYMRIVSKW from the coding sequence ATGATGTTTCTGCTTGTTACTGTCGCGCTTTTTGCACTTCTCTATCCTGTCTGGGTCGTACATAGACAGACACTCGGAACGCATGAACCGATTGTCGGAAACCCGGGCGAGTGGGGAACGGATTACGAAGATATCGCCTACGAAACCGATGACGGCATTTTACTCAAAGGGTGGTGGATCCCCGCGAAAAGTTTGAAAGCTGTTATTCTGCTACACGGCAAAGGGGGCAGCCGAAACGGCTATCACAGTGGCGTGTTCGACCTGGGACGCCGATACCACGAAGCGGGATGGAACGTGATGATGGTCGATCTGCGCGCCCATGGTGAGAGTGGTGGAAACCGCGTGACGTTCGGATTGAAGGAGCATAGGGATATGCTCGGTTGGCTCGATCGCATCGATGCATCCGGGCTCTACTCTTGGCGCATCCACGGCTTTTCGATGGGGGCCGCGACGGCTTTGATGATGCTGGAGTGTGCGCCGGAGCGGTTCAAGAGCGTCGTGGCCGACGCCTCGTGGATCGACTTCGGACGACTTGCGAGGCAGGAGCTTTGGCGCCGCGCCGCACTTCCCTCCTTCTTTTACGGCTATGTCGAACGTATCGCCAAAACCCTTTTCGGGCAGGATTTCGATTTCGTCGACAATCGGCGCCGATGCGAAAAGATGTGCGGGCGCAATATTCTCTATCTTTTCGAGAAGGATGACGCTCTCCTTGGAACATGGCACGGAGAAAAGCTGCGCAGCCTCTGCCCCGATGCCCGTATCGTCTGGTTCGAAGGTACCGGTCATGTGGAGGCTTTCAAAACTTTTCCGCAGCGTTACATGCGAATCGTTTCGAAGTGGTGA
- a CDS encoding S8 family serine peptidase → MIRIERHWCNLFLFFLYAAIVSGCHSGGSETKEPAYGYAVIEGLLGEANVSFFDLASGEAIATSRTGACSCKTRPECGRFAIPDAVSLNVLSKPIRIEVVGGFDAATGKPFTGRLEADIESPVSDSSITVSPMSTLLHFVQRLETNTTGVIERVFLAPATAESFYRFSFPDIQKLPFKNRMFYKRLLESGWLEALDENGSTVTAWLLEDSDGDGLENLEEILHLCDTRDTDSDRDGLEDGFEVAESLDPFDPDSDGDSISDGNETYVFHTDARKADTDEDFLPDAVEITDGTDPLDPDENRDGVPDGLEGDPFFDEQWYIRSDGDAVANTAGATTVPGNDLGILDLNHITLGAGIVQIVDSGVDAEHEDLNVDLDHSWNVVTHTHDPTPVHYHSSDPVTTFYNGHGTAVAGIVAARANNGKGIRGIAPRIKIAGSNWLETENIDDLDLLWFSASNADEILVSNNSWGGSFVEDTAFEEILRAGTSQLRNGLGRIYVFAAGNDREEHGNANLSYITNNPYVVTVGAINHRNEVASYSSKGSNILVTAYGGEHYYSAPTIMTTFLTGESMTEEELGGRKGPVTVGDDIRRAYTFAMNGTSAAAPMVSGAIALVLDVCPQLSYRDVKWIIAHTARRIDPENESWIRNGAGLYHSVDYGFGLIDTIAMVDRCRNKGYAPLPDEQIYSVQSGDLHINIPDRGDPVFVNLHVPKDMIVEWMGLTAEIDHPYAGDIQIDIISPSGTDMPLIQPNFLNFNAYKRGFRFGSVAFMGERSAGRWRIRVQDMLEEDSGTLRSLKLEIRGHLQ, encoded by the coding sequence ATGATTCGAATCGAAAGGCATTGGTGCAACCTCTTTCTCTTTTTCCTCTATGCAGCGATCGTATCGGGTTGCCATTCAGGGGGTTCCGAAACAAAAGAGCCGGCATACGGCTACGCCGTCATAGAGGGCCTGCTCGGTGAGGCGAATGTCTCTTTCTTCGATTTGGCATCGGGTGAAGCGATCGCCACTTCCCGGACCGGTGCCTGTTCCTGCAAAACTAGACCGGAGTGCGGGCGTTTCGCCATTCCGGATGCCGTTTCTCTGAACGTTCTATCCAAGCCGATACGTATCGAAGTCGTCGGAGGCTTCGATGCCGCTACCGGAAAACCCTTTACCGGAAGACTCGAAGCGGATATCGAAAGCCCTGTCTCCGATTCCTCCATCACGGTAAGCCCGATGAGTACGCTGCTCCATTTCGTTCAACGCCTGGAGACGAATACCACCGGGGTTATCGAAAGGGTATTCCTCGCTCCCGCGACAGCCGAGAGCTTCTATCGGTTCTCTTTTCCCGACATCCAGAAACTTCCATTCAAAAACCGGATGTTCTACAAGCGTCTGCTCGAAAGCGGATGGCTGGAAGCTCTGGATGAAAACGGCTCCACCGTGACCGCCTGGCTCCTGGAAGATAGCGATGGCGACGGACTGGAGAATCTCGAAGAGATTTTGCATCTTTGCGACACGCGCGATACCGACAGCGATAGGGACGGACTCGAAGACGGTTTCGAAGTGGCCGAAAGTCTCGACCCTTTCGATCCCGACAGCGACGGTGACAGTATAAGCGACGGAAACGAAACCTACGTTTTCCATACCGATGCCCGAAAAGCCGATACCGACGAAGATTTTCTGCCCGATGCCGTGGAGATCACCGACGGAACCGACCCACTGGATCCGGACGAAAATCGCGACGGCGTGCCGGACGGCCTGGAGGGCGATCCATTTTTCGACGAACAGTGGTATATACGAAGCGATGGCGATGCCGTGGCGAATACCGCCGGGGCCACCACCGTACCAGGAAACGACCTTGGCATACTCGATCTCAATCATATTACCCTCGGGGCCGGTATCGTCCAGATCGTCGACAGCGGTGTCGACGCCGAACACGAAGATTTGAATGTCGATCTCGACCACTCCTGGAACGTCGTCACCCATACCCACGACCCCACACCCGTCCACTACCACTCCAGCGATCCGGTCACGACCTTCTACAACGGCCACGGTACGGCCGTCGCCGGCATCGTCGCCGCCCGCGCCAACAACGGCAAAGGGATACGGGGAATCGCACCCCGTATAAAGATCGCCGGAAGTAATTGGCTGGAAACGGAAAATATCGACGACCTCGACCTTCTGTGGTTCAGTGCCTCCAATGCCGACGAGATTCTGGTAAGCAACAACAGCTGGGGCGGGTCATTCGTGGAGGATACCGCTTTCGAAGAGATTCTAAGAGCCGGGACTTCGCAGCTTCGAAACGGCCTGGGACGAATCTACGTCTTCGCGGCGGGTAACGACAGAGAGGAGCACGGAAACGCCAACCTATCATACATTACGAACAACCCCTACGTCGTGACGGTGGGTGCCATCAACCACCGGAACGAAGTGGCTTCCTACTCTTCGAAAGGAAGCAACATACTCGTTACGGCCTACGGTGGCGAGCACTACTACTCCGCACCGACCATCATGACCACTTTTCTGACCGGCGAATCGATGACCGAAGAGGAGCTCGGCGGAAGAAAAGGGCCTGTCACCGTCGGCGACGACATTCGAAGGGCCTACACGTTCGCGATGAACGGAACGAGCGCCGCGGCACCGATGGTAAGCGGTGCCATCGCTCTCGTGCTCGACGTCTGCCCGCAACTGAGCTACAGGGACGTCAAATGGATTATCGCCCATACCGCACGGCGGATCGACCCTGAAAACGAATCGTGGATCCGAAACGGCGCAGGCCTGTACCACAGTGTCGATTACGGTTTCGGGCTCATCGATACCATCGCGATGGTCGATAGATGCCGAAACAAAGGGTATGCGCCCCTTCCCGACGAACAGATATACAGCGTTCAAAGCGGAGATCTGCACATAAATATTCCGGATAGGGGAGATCCCGTTTTCGTGAACCTGCATGTTCCCAAAGATATGATTGTCGAATGGATGGGCCTTACGGCCGAGATCGACCATCCGTACGCAGGCGATATCCAAATCGACATCATTTCCCCTTCAGGGACCGATATGCCTCTCATCCAGCCGAATTTTCTCAACTTCAACGCATACAAAAGAGGGTTTCGTTTCGGCAGCGTCGCTTTTATGGGCGAACGTTCCGCCGGCCGATGGCGCATCCGAGTCCAGGATATGCTCGAAGAAGACTCGGGGACACTTCGTTCGTTGAAACTCGAAATCAGGGGGCATCTGCAATGA
- a CDS encoding carbon-nitrogen hydrolase, whose amino-acid sequence MKSALIQQRWTGTKETMRRRSCDLIAEASEDGAELVVLQELHQGPYFCQYENTGLFDLAEDFENDLSFWSEVAKTDRVVLVTSLFEKRAPGLYHNTAVVFEKDGSIAGKYRKMHIPDDPGFYEKFYFTPGDLGFEPIDTSVGRLGVLVCWDQWYPEAARLMALKGAELLIYPTAIGWFDEDPEEEKKRQLDAWVTVQRGHAVANGLPLIAVNRTGLEKDESGVLKGIRFWGTSFVCGPQGELLATAATDKEEILYCDIDLKRSEEVRRWWPFLRDRRIDAYEGLLKRFID is encoded by the coding sequence ATGAAAAGTGCGCTGATCCAGCAGCGATGGACCGGTACGAAAGAGACGATGCGACGCCGCTCATGCGATTTGATCGCTGAAGCGAGCGAAGATGGTGCCGAACTTGTTGTCCTTCAGGAGCTTCATCAGGGCCCCTACTTTTGCCAATATGAAAATACTGGTCTGTTCGACCTGGCGGAAGATTTCGAAAACGATCTTTCGTTTTGGAGTGAAGTAGCGAAAACCGACCGTGTCGTTCTCGTCACCTCGTTGTTCGAAAAACGTGCCCCGGGGCTCTACCACAATACGGCGGTCGTTTTTGAAAAAGATGGCTCCATCGCTGGAAAATATCGGAAAATGCATATCCCCGACGATCCGGGTTTCTACGAAAAGTTCTATTTCACTCCCGGTGATCTCGGATTCGAACCCATCGATACCTCCGTCGGACGCCTCGGTGTTCTGGTCTGCTGGGACCAGTGGTATCCCGAAGCCGCCAGGCTCATGGCACTCAAAGGTGCGGAACTCCTCATCTATCCCACAGCGATAGGTTGGTTCGACGAAGACCCCGAAGAGGAGAAAAAACGCCAGCTCGACGCATGGGTTACCGTTCAGCGCGGCCATGCCGTCGCCAACGGCCTGCCGCTCATCGCCGTCAACCGCACGGGATTGGAAAAAGACGAAAGCGGTGTACTGAAGGGGATCCGTTTCTGGGGTACAAGTTTCGTCTGTGGGCCACAGGGAGAGTTGCTGGCAACCGCGGCAACCGACAAGGAAGAGATACTCTACTGCGACATCGACCTGAAACGGTCGGAAGAGGTTCGGCGATGGTGGCCTTTCCTGCGTGATCGCCGCATCGACGCCTACGAAGGGCTGCTCAAACGCTTTAT